A part of Pantoea vagans genomic DNA contains:
- a CDS encoding trypsin-like serine peptidase, producing MRLATLLMVGLFSFATTVHADDDDDSPTPAEIKMLFFGKDHRQAITDITAAPWDAIGQLETESGNLCTATLISPHLALTAGHCLLSPPGNFDKPVALRFMASDKGWRYELHDIDARVEPSLASKLKADGEGWIVPSSAAPYDYGIVILRNPPSAITPIPLFDGSRSDLTAALKLTGRKVTQAGYPADHLDTLYSHSDCLITGWAQRAVLSHQCDTLPGDSGSPLLLKSDKGWQLIAVQSSAPAAKDRYLADNRAISVTSFKDKLESLAQ from the coding sequence ATGCGCCTGGCTACCCTGTTAATGGTTGGACTCTTCAGCTTTGCCACCACGGTTCACGCCGATGATGACGATGACTCGCCTACTCCTGCTGAAATTAAGATGCTGTTCTTCGGCAAGGATCATCGCCAGGCAATCACCGATATTACTGCTGCCCCCTGGGATGCCATTGGTCAGCTGGAAACCGAAAGCGGCAACCTCTGTACTGCCACGCTCATCTCTCCGCATCTGGCGCTGACGGCCGGACACTGTCTGCTCTCCCCGCCGGGTAATTTCGATAAGCCGGTTGCGCTGCGATTTATGGCCAGTGATAAAGGCTGGCGCTACGAACTTCATGATATTGATGCGCGGGTTGAACCCTCGCTGGCGTCAAAATTAAAAGCGGATGGTGAAGGCTGGATCGTGCCGAGCAGTGCGGCGCCCTATGATTATGGCATCGTGATTTTACGCAATCCGCCCTCCGCGATTACGCCGATTCCATTGTTCGATGGCTCACGCAGCGATCTTACTGCAGCGCTGAAGCTGACCGGACGAAAAGTGACGCAGGCAGGCTATCCGGCCGATCATCTGGATACGCTCTATTCTCACAGTGATTGCCTGATTACCGGCTGGGCGCAGCGCGCCGTGTTGTCGCATCAGTGTGACACCCTGCCGGGTGACAGTGGATCACCGCTGCTGCTCAAAAGTGATAAAGGCTGGCAGTTAATCGCGGTACAAAGCTCTGCGCCGGCAGCGAAAGATCGCTATCTGGCGGATAACCGCGCGATTTCAGTCACCTCGTTTAAAGATAAGCTGGAATCTCTCGCGCAGTAA
- the asr gene encoding acid resistance repetitive basic protein Asr has translation MKKLFALVVAAAMGMSSVAFAADTTAAPAAAPAATTTTTAAAPAKTVHKTAHKKHHKAAQKAQAAKKHHKKAVKKDAAQKAQAAKKVHHKKAVKPAAQKAQAAKKVHHKKVTKPAAQKAQAAKKVHHKKVTQPAAQKAQAAKKVHHKKVVKPAQKAQAAKKVHHKKVVKPAAKN, from the coding sequence ATGAAAAAATTATTTGCACTGGTTGTCGCCGCTGCTATGGGTATGTCTTCTGTTGCTTTCGCTGCTGACACCACAGCTGCTCCAGCTGCTGCGCCAGCCGCAACAACTACTACTACCGCTGCAGCTCCGGCTAAAACCGTTCACAAAACTGCGCACAAGAAACACCATAAAGCAGCTCAGAAAGCCCAGGCTGCTAAGAAACACCACAAAAAAGCAGTGAAAAAAGATGCCGCGCAGAAAGCGCAGGCTGCTAAAAAAGTGCACCACAAGAAAGCGGTAAAACCTGCTGCACAGAAAGCGCAGGCCGCTAAAAAAGTTCACCACAAAAAAGTAACTAAACCAGCCGCTCAGAAAGCCCAGGCTGCTAAAAAAGTTCACCACAAAAAAGTAACTCAGCCAGCTGCTCAGAAAGCCCAGGCTGCTAAAAAAGTGCACCACAAAAAAGTAGTAAAACCTGCTCAGAAAGCGCAGGCCGCTAAAAAAGTTCACCACAAAAAAGTTGTGAAACCAGCAGCTAAAAACTAA
- a CDS encoding carboxypeptidase M32 encodes MTSAYQQLTKTFQRLSRFSHVTAIAGCDMQTTMPPGGSQARGEALAEMSVLQHQILTAPQVGEWLKAAEQQSLNDVERANLNEMQRAYQQATLLPDDFVEAKSIAGSVCEHAWRTQRPANDWQGFAANLKEVVRLSREEAQRRADASGCSRYDALLDLYEPGMTRARLDETFGELKTWLPDLLQQVVEKQAQQAIITPQGPFAVPAQRQLGLSIMETLGFDFNHGRLDISAHPFCGGVPEDVRITTRYNENEFLSAMMGVIHETGHARYEQNLPQQWRGQPVALARSTAIHESQSLFMEMQLGRSREFLQRILPQVIATFGDQPALQADNFVRLTQQVKPGLIRVDADELSYPAHVILRYEIEQALIEGEIEVEDIPALWDEKMMQSLGLDTRGNYRDGCMQDIHWTDGAFGYFPTYTLGAMYAAQLFRSVQNAIPQLSELIQHGELQPVFDWLQQNIWQHGSRFSTDQLLINATGEALNPAFFRQHLEQRYLNS; translated from the coding sequence GTGACCTCAGCGTATCAACAACTGACCAAAACCTTCCAGCGCCTTTCCCGTTTCAGTCACGTCACGGCTATCGCTGGCTGTGACATGCAAACCACCATGCCGCCAGGCGGCAGTCAGGCGCGTGGTGAAGCACTGGCCGAAATGAGCGTGTTGCAGCACCAGATCCTGACCGCCCCACAGGTCGGTGAGTGGCTAAAAGCTGCTGAGCAGCAGTCCCTGAACGATGTCGAGCGGGCCAATCTCAACGAGATGCAGCGCGCCTATCAGCAGGCCACCCTGCTCCCTGATGACTTTGTGGAAGCTAAATCGATCGCCGGTTCCGTATGTGAACATGCGTGGCGCACTCAGCGTCCCGCTAACGACTGGCAGGGCTTTGCCGCCAACCTCAAAGAAGTCGTACGACTGAGCCGCGAAGAGGCACAGCGCCGCGCTGACGCCAGTGGCTGTTCGCGTTACGATGCGCTGCTGGATCTCTATGAGCCGGGTATGACTCGCGCCCGACTGGATGAAACCTTTGGCGAGCTGAAAACCTGGCTGCCCGATCTGCTGCAGCAGGTGGTGGAAAAACAGGCGCAACAGGCGATTATCACGCCGCAGGGTCCATTCGCCGTGCCTGCACAGCGCCAGCTCGGTCTGAGCATCATGGAGACGCTGGGTTTCGACTTCAACCATGGCCGCCTCGACATCAGTGCGCATCCCTTCTGTGGCGGCGTCCCGGAAGATGTGCGCATCACCACCCGTTACAACGAGAATGAGTTTCTCAGCGCCATGATGGGCGTAATTCACGAAACCGGTCATGCCCGCTATGAGCAGAATCTGCCGCAGCAGTGGCGCGGTCAGCCGGTGGCGCTGGCGCGCTCCACGGCTATTCATGAATCACAAAGCCTGTTTATGGAGATGCAGCTGGGTCGCAGCCGCGAATTCCTGCAGCGCATTCTGCCGCAGGTGATCGCGACCTTTGGCGATCAGCCCGCCCTGCAGGCGGATAATTTCGTGCGCCTGACTCAGCAGGTGAAACCAGGTCTGATCCGGGTTGACGCCGATGAGCTGAGCTACCCGGCGCACGTCATTCTGCGCTATGAAATCGAGCAGGCGCTGATTGAAGGCGAGATTGAGGTTGAGGACATCCCGGCGTTATGGGATGAGAAGATGATGCAGTCGCTAGGGCTGGATACCCGTGGTAACTACCGCGATGGCTGTATGCAGGATATCCACTGGACCGACGGCGCATTTGGTTACTTCCCGACCTATACGCTGGGCGCGATGTATGCCGCACAGCTGTTCCGGTCGGTACAGAATGCCATTCCTCAGCTCAGCGAGCTGATTCAGCACGGTGAACTGCAGCCGGTATTTGACTGGCTGCAACAGAACATCTGGCAGCACGGCAGCCGTTTCTCCACCGACCAGTTGCTGATCAATGCCACCGGCGAAGCCCTGAATCCGGCTTTCTTCCGCCAGCATCTTGAACAACGCTACCTGAATAGCTAA
- the rstB gene encoding two-component system sensor histidine kinase RstB, which produces MRKLFIQFYLLLFVCFLVMALLVGLVYKFTAERAGRQSMNDLMASSLYLIRSELREIPPRDWNKTIKSLDLGLSFDLHIEPMNKYQLDESNMRRLHAGEIVALDDQYTFLQHIPRSHYVLSVGPIPYLFYLHQMRLLDIALLVFIGMSLALPVFIWLRPHWQEMQRLEKAAQRFGRGELDVRTHFDSTSSLFRLGIAFNQMAENINTLVASKKQLIDGIAHELRTPLVRLRYRLEMSDNLTDGERVALNRDIGQLESLIEELLTYARLDRPRVDLNLKSLDLASWLSERLDDFRTINPDIRLDLDLPQRENIGVSDTRLMERVLDNLVNNALRYAQQRLRVSLWFDGPVGCLQVEDDGPGIPPDERERVFEPFVRLDPSRDRATGGCGLGLAIVHSIAQALSGNVTIESSPLGGASVRFCWPVDLTLREIPLR; this is translated from the coding sequence ATGAGAAAGCTCTTTATTCAGTTCTATCTGCTGCTGTTTGTCTGCTTTCTGGTCATGGCTTTGCTGGTAGGTCTGGTCTATAAGTTCACCGCTGAGCGCGCGGGCCGGCAGTCAATGAATGACCTGATGGCCAGCTCGCTCTACCTGATCCGCAGCGAACTGCGTGAGATCCCGCCGCGTGACTGGAACAAAACCATCAAGAGTCTCGATCTCGGCCTGTCGTTTGATCTGCACATTGAGCCGATGAACAAATATCAGCTTGATGAAAGCAATATGCGCCGGTTACACGCCGGAGAGATTGTCGCGCTCGACGATCAATACACCTTTCTGCAGCATATTCCGCGCAGCCACTATGTCTTATCGGTGGGGCCGATTCCCTATCTCTTTTATCTGCACCAGATGCGACTGCTGGATATTGCTCTGCTGGTGTTTATTGGCATGTCGCTGGCGCTGCCGGTATTTATCTGGCTGCGTCCGCACTGGCAGGAGATGCAGCGCCTGGAAAAAGCGGCGCAGCGCTTTGGCCGGGGCGAGCTGGATGTGCGGACGCATTTCGACAGCACCTCCAGCCTGTTTCGGCTGGGCATCGCCTTTAATCAGATGGCCGAGAACATCAACACGCTGGTCGCCAGTAAGAAGCAGCTGATTGACGGTATTGCCCATGAGCTGCGAACGCCGCTGGTGCGGCTGCGCTACCGGCTGGAGATGAGCGATAACCTTACGGATGGCGAACGGGTGGCGCTGAACCGCGACATCGGCCAGCTTGAAAGCCTGATTGAGGAGCTGCTGACCTATGCACGTCTTGATCGGCCGCGCGTCGATCTGAATCTGAAATCGCTGGATCTGGCCAGCTGGCTGAGTGAGCGGCTGGACGATTTCCGCACCATCAACCCGGACATACGACTTGACCTTGACCTGCCGCAGCGTGAAAACATCGGTGTTTCTGACACCCGACTCATGGAGCGGGTGCTGGATAACCTGGTGAACAACGCGCTGCGTTATGCGCAGCAGCGGCTGCGCGTCAGTTTATGGTTCGACGGTCCGGTCGGGTGTCTGCAGGTGGAAGATGACGGTCCGGGCATTCCGCCCGACGAACGTGAACGGGTTTTCGAACCCTTTGTCCGGCTTGATCCCAGCCGCGATCGCGCAACAGGCGGCTGCGGACTGGGCCTGGCCATTGTTCACTCCATTGCCCAGGCGCTGAGCGGCAACGTAACCATTGAGTCCAGCCCGCTGGGCGGCGCCAGCGTTCGCTTTTGCTGGCCGGTTGATCTAACCTTGCGGGAAATTCCGCTGCGTTAA
- the rstA gene encoding two-component system response regulator RstA — translation MNKIVYVEDEPEVGSLIAAYLGRHDIEVIVETRGDRAEAVIAEQQPDLVMLDIMLPGKDGMTICRDLRANWQGPIVLLTSLDSDMNHILALEMGAQDYILKTTPPAVLLARLRLHLRQSQHGQPEDAPAAPAANRMLRFGSLTIDALNRQVTLFDEQIALSTADFDLLWVLASHAGQTLNRDALLKTLRGVSYDGLDRSIDVAISRLRKKLHDSATEPFRIKTIRNKGYLFAPQAWDTREL, via the coding sequence ATGAACAAAATTGTTTATGTAGAAGATGAACCCGAAGTGGGTTCACTGATTGCGGCCTATCTTGGCCGTCACGATATTGAAGTCATTGTTGAAACACGTGGCGACCGTGCTGAAGCGGTTATCGCCGAACAGCAGCCCGACCTGGTGATGCTGGATATCATGTTGCCGGGCAAAGATGGCATGACCATCTGTCGCGATCTGCGGGCCAACTGGCAGGGACCGATCGTGTTGCTTACCTCACTGGACAGCGACATGAACCATATTCTGGCCCTGGAGATGGGTGCGCAGGATTACATTCTGAAAACCACACCACCCGCTGTGCTGCTGGCCCGCCTGCGTCTGCATCTGCGCCAGTCCCAGCACGGGCAGCCGGAAGATGCGCCTGCTGCGCCTGCCGCGAATCGTATGCTGCGTTTTGGCTCGCTGACCATTGATGCCCTGAATCGCCAGGTGACGCTGTTTGATGAGCAGATCGCCCTCTCCACTGCGGATTTCGATCTGCTGTGGGTTCTCGCCAGCCATGCGGGTCAGACGCTTAACCGGGATGCACTGCTGAAAACATTGCGCGGCGTCAGTTATGACGGCCTGGACCGCAGCATCGACGTGGCCATCTCCCGCCTGCGTAAAAAGCTCCACGACAGCGCTACCGAGCCGTTCCGCATTAAAACCATCCGCAATAAAGGCTATCTGTTCGCCCCCCAGGCCTGGGATACCCGCGAATTATGA
- a CDS encoding basic amino acid/polyamine antiporter: protein MEKKLGLGALTALVLSSMLGAGVFSLPQNMAAVAGPAALLLGWLITGVGIIFLSLAMLLLTRLKPELDGGIFTYARAGFGELMGFCSAWGYWLCAVIANVSYLVIVFSALSFFTDTPDRIIFGDGNTWQAMLGASVLLWLVHWLVLRGVQTAASINLMATLGKLVPLLLFIVLAVMAFNYDRFRFDFSGVTLGKPLWEQVKQTMLITLWVFIGVEGAVVVSARARQKKDVGRATLFAVLAALLVYLLVTLLSLGVVPRAELAEMRNPSMAGLMTRLMGNWGDAVIAVGLIVSVCGAYLSWTIMAAEVPLIAAQQGAFPRSIARQNRHNAPAASLWLTNGSIQLCLILIALTGADYNSLLTIASEMILVPYLLVGLYLIKVVRGQHKPLAMAIGVGASVYGIWLLYASGPMHLMMSVVLYTPGLLLFLFARRGGRADIALTSLERIAMGLLIAATLPAVWELTT from the coding sequence TTGGAGAAAAAATTAGGTCTCGGTGCGCTGACCGCGCTGGTGCTCAGCTCAATGCTGGGCGCGGGCGTATTCAGTCTGCCGCAAAACATGGCCGCAGTGGCTGGTCCGGCCGCGCTGTTGCTGGGGTGGCTGATTACCGGTGTCGGCATTATCTTTCTGTCGCTGGCGATGCTGCTGCTGACGCGCCTTAAACCCGAGCTGGACGGCGGCATCTTTACCTATGCGCGTGCCGGGTTCGGCGAACTGATGGGGTTCTGTTCCGCCTGGGGCTACTGGCTATGCGCGGTGATCGCCAACGTCTCCTATCTGGTGATTGTCTTCTCTGCCCTGAGCTTCTTTACCGATACGCCCGACCGGATCATCTTTGGCGATGGCAACACCTGGCAGGCGATGCTGGGAGCGTCCGTGCTGCTGTGGCTGGTGCACTGGCTGGTGCTGCGCGGCGTGCAGACCGCGGCCAGCATCAATCTGATGGCGACGCTGGGCAAGCTGGTGCCGCTGCTGCTGTTTATTGTACTGGCGGTGATGGCGTTCAATTATGATCGTTTCCGCTTCGATTTTTCCGGCGTCACGCTGGGAAAACCGCTCTGGGAGCAGGTTAAGCAGACCATGCTGATCACCCTATGGGTCTTTATCGGGGTCGAAGGTGCGGTGGTCGTCTCTGCCCGTGCTCGCCAGAAAAAGGATGTGGGCCGCGCCACCCTTTTCGCCGTGCTGGCTGCGCTGCTGGTCTATCTGCTGGTCACGTTGCTGTCGCTGGGCGTGGTGCCGCGTGCTGAACTGGCTGAGATGCGTAATCCTTCAATGGCCGGATTAATGACCCGACTGATGGGTAACTGGGGCGATGCGGTGATTGCGGTGGGTCTGATTGTCTCCGTGTGCGGGGCCTATCTGAGCTGGACGATTATGGCCGCGGAAGTGCCGCTGATTGCCGCGCAACAGGGTGCCTTTCCCCGCAGTATCGCCCGGCAGAACCGCCATAACGCGCCAGCCGCCTCGCTGTGGCTGACCAACGGCAGTATTCAGCTCTGCCTGATCCTGATTGCCCTGACCGGTGCTGACTACAACAGCCTGCTGACCATCGCCTCGGAGATGATTCTGGTGCCCTATCTGCTGGTGGGGTTATATCTGATCAAAGTGGTGCGCGGACAGCATAAGCCGCTGGCGATGGCGATCGGTGTGGGTGCCAGCGTGTATGGCATCTGGCTGTTGTACGCCTCGGGACCCATGCACCTGATGATGTCAGTGGTGCTCTACACGCCGGGCCTGCTGCTGTTCCTGTTTGCACGACGCGGCGGCCGCGCCGATATTGCGCTGACCTCGCTGGAGCGGATTGCGATGGGATTGCTGATTGCCGCGACACTGCCCGCCGTGTGGGAGCTGACGACGTAA
- the ydgH gene encoding DUF1471 family protein YdgH, producing MKLKNTILASTLLSLLAANAFAAQELTPEKAAALKPFERINITGRFNAIGDAADAVSKRADQMGAASYYIQAINDSNGNSGNWRVTADLYKADAPAATQSTTYRRFNGVNELPKAEAYKLEPFDTVSVSGFFASQPDVNDAISKAAKQKGAASFFIVRQIDANSGGNQYVTAYVYKADAKERKVQTPNAIPADSEAGKAALATGGAAAANVEIPGVASSETPSNKVGRFFETQSSTGKRYTVNLPNGKSVQEVNAITAAQMQPFDTVTFTGHFGTPTAISEEVAKRAADKGAKFYHVTRQWQNQSGGNLTVTADLFK from the coding sequence ATGAAGCTGAAGAACACTATTCTGGCGTCCACTCTGTTGTCTCTGCTGGCAGCCAATGCATTCGCTGCGCAGGAGTTAACGCCAGAAAAAGCGGCCGCGCTGAAGCCATTCGAACGTATTAATATCACCGGCCGTTTCAACGCAATTGGCGACGCAGCCGATGCGGTCTCTAAGCGTGCAGATCAGATGGGCGCTGCCTCTTATTACATCCAGGCGATCAACGACAGCAACGGCAACAGCGGTAACTGGCGCGTCACGGCTGACCTCTATAAAGCCGATGCCCCCGCAGCCACGCAGTCCACGACTTATCGTCGTTTCAACGGCGTCAACGAACTGCCTAAAGCAGAAGCGTATAAGCTTGAACCGTTCGATACCGTTTCGGTCAGCGGCTTCTTTGCCAGCCAGCCGGATGTGAACGACGCGATTTCGAAAGCGGCTAAACAGAAAGGCGCAGCCTCCTTCTTTATCGTTCGCCAGATCGATGCCAACAGTGGCGGCAATCAGTATGTCACCGCCTATGTCTATAAAGCGGATGCTAAAGAGCGCAAGGTGCAGACACCGAATGCGATTCCTGCCGATTCAGAAGCAGGTAAAGCCGCGCTGGCAACCGGTGGTGCTGCAGCTGCTAACGTCGAGATTCCAGGCGTAGCCTCGTCTGAAACACCAAGCAATAAAGTGGGCCGTTTCTTTGAAACCCAAAGCTCTACCGGTAAGCGCTATACGGTGAATCTGCCAAACGGTAAATCCGTGCAGGAAGTGAACGCAATCACTGCTGCGCAGATGCAGCCGTTTGATACCGTCACCTTTACCGGGCACTTCGGTACACCAACAGCGATTTCAGAAGAAGTGGCGAAGCGTGCAGCCGATAAAGGTGCGAAGTTCTACCACGTCACCCGCCAGTGGCAGAACCAGAGTGGCGGTAACCTGACCGTTACGGCTGACCTGTTTAAGTAA
- the pntA gene encoding Re/Si-specific NAD(P)(+) transhydrogenase subunit alpha, with protein sequence MLIGIPKERLPNESRVAATPKTVEQLIKLGFSVTLEHDAGQRASFDDESYRAAGATLGSQEQVWQSDIVLKVNAPDEDEIALIRAGSTLVSFIWPAQNPDLLSKLAARQVTVMAMDSVPRISRAQSLDALSSMANIAGYRAIVEAAHEFGRFFTGQITAAGKVPPAKVMVIGAGVAGLAAIGAAGSLGAIVRAFDTRPEVKEQVQSMGAEFLELDFEEEAGSGDGYAKVMSEAFIKAEMALFASQAKEVDIIVTTALIPGKPAPKLITDEMIASMKPGSVIVDLAAQTGGNCALTVADKVTVTPNGVKIIGYTDLPSRLATQSSQLYGTNLVNLIKLLCKEKNGEIQVDFDDVVVRGVTVVREGEVTWPAPPIQVSAAPQAKPAAQKPAEKAEAKPVSPWRNYLLIALAIVLFGCLANVAPAEFLSHFTVFALACVVGYYVVWNVSHALHTPLMSVTNAISGIIVIGAVLQMGHGGWVTFISFIAVLIASINIFGGFTVTQRMLKMFRKG encoded by the coding sequence ATGTTAATTGGAATCCCCAAGGAAAGGTTGCCAAACGAGTCGCGCGTGGCTGCCACGCCAAAGACCGTGGAACAACTTATTAAGCTGGGTTTCAGCGTCACTCTTGAGCATGACGCCGGTCAGCGCGCCAGCTTTGATGATGAAAGCTACAGAGCAGCAGGTGCCACACTCGGCAGTCAGGAACAGGTCTGGCAGTCCGATATCGTTCTGAAGGTAAATGCACCGGATGAGGATGAGATTGCGCTCATCCGTGCCGGCAGCACGCTGGTCAGCTTTATCTGGCCTGCACAGAATCCCGACCTGCTTTCAAAGCTGGCTGCGCGTCAGGTCACGGTTATGGCGATGGACTCAGTGCCGCGTATTTCGCGTGCGCAGTCGCTGGATGCCCTGAGCTCCATGGCGAACATTGCCGGTTATCGCGCTATCGTCGAAGCCGCCCATGAATTTGGTCGCTTCTTCACCGGTCAGATTACCGCAGCCGGTAAAGTGCCACCGGCCAAAGTGATGGTGATTGGGGCCGGTGTGGCGGGGCTGGCGGCGATTGGTGCAGCGGGCAGCCTGGGCGCGATTGTCCGGGCCTTTGATACCCGCCCTGAAGTTAAAGAGCAGGTGCAGAGTATGGGCGCCGAATTCCTTGAACTCGATTTCGAAGAGGAAGCGGGCAGTGGCGATGGCTACGCCAAAGTCATGTCCGAGGCGTTCATCAAGGCAGAGATGGCGCTGTTTGCCAGTCAGGCCAAGGAAGTAGACATCATTGTCACCACGGCGCTGATCCCAGGTAAACCAGCACCGAAACTGATCACCGATGAGATGATCGCCAGCATGAAGCCTGGCAGCGTAATTGTTGATCTGGCGGCGCAGACCGGCGGCAACTGTGCGCTGACCGTCGCCGATAAGGTGACCGTGACGCCCAACGGCGTGAAAATCATCGGTTACACCGATCTTCCCAGCCGTCTCGCGACACAATCTTCACAGCTTTACGGCACCAACCTGGTCAATCTGATCAAGCTGCTGTGTAAAGAGAAAAATGGCGAAATCCAGGTCGATTTCGACGATGTGGTGGTGCGGGGCGTGACTGTCGTGCGCGAGGGCGAAGTCACCTGGCCGGCACCGCCGATTCAGGTCTCTGCTGCGCCACAGGCTAAACCGGCAGCTCAGAAACCCGCAGAGAAGGCTGAAGCAAAGCCGGTGTCTCCGTGGCGCAACTATTTGCTGATCGCACTGGCTATCGTGCTGTTTGGCTGCCTGGCCAACGTAGCGCCAGCTGAGTTCCTCTCCCACTTTACCGTGTTCGCGCTCGCCTGCGTGGTGGGTTACTACGTGGTCTGGAACGTTAGTCATGCGCTGCATACGCCGCTCATGTCCGTCACCAACGCCATCTCCGGCATTATCGTCATCGGTGCGGTACTGCAGATGGGCCACGGTGGCTGGGTCACCTTTATCTCCTTTATTGCCGTGCTGATTGCCAGCATCAATATCTTTGGTGGCTTTACCGTCACCCAGCGCATGCTGAAAATGTTTCGTAAGGGGTAA
- the pntB gene encoding Re/Si-specific NAD(P)(+) transhydrogenase subunit beta has translation MSGGLVTAAYIVAAILFICSLAGLSRHETSKRGNIFGISGMAIALVATIFGPDSGNVVWILLAMVIGGAIGIRLAKKVEMTEMPELVAILHSFVGLAAVLVGINSYIDHAPGLPAVMENIHLSEVFIGIFIGAVTFTGSLVAFGKLCGKISSKPLALPHRHKLNLLALVVSFLLLLWFVNTSSTGAQVFALLLMTVIALAFGWHLVASIGGADMPVVVSMLNSYSGWAAAAAGFMLSNDLLIVTGALVGSSGAILSYIMCKAMNRSFISVIAGGFGTEVSSGDESQEAGEHREITAEETAEMLKASSSVIITPGYGMAVAQAQYPVAEITARLRALGINVRFGIHPVAGRLPGHMNVLLAEAKVPYDVVLEMDEINDDFSDTDTVLVIGANDTVNPAAQDDPRSPIAGMPVLEVWKAHNVVVFKRSMNTGYAGVQNPLFFKENSQMLFGDAKASVEAILKAL, from the coding sequence ATGTCTGGCGGATTAGTCACTGCAGCCTATATTGTGGCTGCAATTCTCTTCATCTGTAGCCTTGCGGGTCTCTCGCGTCACGAGACCTCAAAGCGCGGGAATATTTTTGGTATCAGCGGCATGGCGATTGCGCTGGTTGCTACCATCTTTGGCCCGGACAGCGGAAACGTCGTCTGGATCCTGCTGGCGATGGTCATTGGCGGCGCTATCGGGATTCGTCTGGCGAAGAAAGTCGAAATGACAGAAATGCCGGAGCTGGTCGCGATTCTGCACAGCTTTGTCGGCCTGGCCGCCGTGCTGGTCGGCATCAACAGCTATATCGACCACGCACCTGGCCTGCCAGCCGTGATGGAGAATATCCATCTGAGCGAAGTGTTTATCGGTATCTTTATCGGTGCCGTCACCTTCACCGGCTCGCTGGTAGCGTTTGGCAAGCTGTGCGGCAAAATCTCTTCAAAACCCCTGGCGTTACCGCATCGCCACAAGCTGAATCTGCTGGCGCTGGTCGTCTCGTTCCTGCTGCTGCTGTGGTTTGTTAACACCAGCAGCACCGGTGCTCAGGTGTTTGCACTGCTCCTGATGACGGTGATTGCGCTGGCGTTTGGCTGGCATCTGGTTGCCTCTATCGGCGGCGCGGATATGCCGGTTGTGGTGTCGATGCTCAACTCCTATTCAGGCTGGGCAGCAGCCGCAGCGGGTTTCATGCTGAGCAACGATCTGCTGATTGTTACCGGTGCGCTGGTGGGCTCGTCGGGTGCAATTCTCTCCTACATCATGTGCAAAGCGATGAACCGTTCGTTCATCAGCGTGATTGCGGGCGGGTTTGGCACGGAAGTCAGCAGCGGCGATGAAAGTCAGGAAGCGGGCGAGCATCGTGAGATCACAGCTGAAGAAACCGCAGAAATGCTCAAGGCATCCAGCTCGGTGATTATCACCCCAGGCTACGGTATGGCAGTGGCGCAGGCGCAGTACCCGGTCGCGGAAATTACTGCCCGACTGCGTGCGCTCGGCATCAACGTGCGCTTCGGCATTCATCCGGTGGCGGGGCGCTTACCAGGTCACATGAACGTGCTGCTGGCCGAGGCCAAAGTGCCTTACGACGTGGTGCTGGAGATGGACGAAATCAACGATGACTTCAGCGACACCGACACGGTGCTGGTGATCGGTGCCAACGACACGGTTAACCCGGCGGCGCAAGATGATCCCCGCAGTCCGATTGCCGGCATGCCAGTGCTGGAAGTGTGGAAAGCGCACAACGTGGTGGTGTTCAAACGCTCAATGAATACCGGCTATGCCGGGGTGCAGAACCCGCTGTTCTTCAAAGAGAATAGTCAGATGCTGTTTGGCGATGCCAAAGCCAGCGTAGAAGCCATTCTTAAAGCGCTGTAA